One cyanobiont of Ornithocercus magnificus DNA segment encodes these proteins:
- a CDS encoding diaminopimelate epimerase → MLQFSKYQGLGNDFIIIDNRHGQLPAVTVNPDPIWVQQLCDRHFGIGADGLILALPGGLDFELEMRIFNADGSEAEMCGNGIRCLAQFLADSSGENTSCCWVVKTLAGLIRPSVQPNGQILVDMGLPSLEPQQVPTTLNRGPAGLPQGELVIHGTKLNIAVVGMGNPHAIIPVNDLDKIDFERWAHALESHPVFPARTNVHFLKVHAINRLQIRVWERGAGPTLACGTGACATLVAAVLLGLATNKADVMLPGGILNVSWPDRNSSVLMSGPAVAVFDGLLTPDLVSTTRDGLTSRITATDKNLLTGELAR, encoded by the coding sequence ATGCTTCAGTTCAGCAAATATCAAGGCCTCGGCAACGACTTCATTATTATTGATAATCGTCATGGTCAACTTCCGGCAGTTACCGTAAATCCCGACCCTATCTGGGTGCAACAGTTGTGTGACCGGCACTTTGGTATCGGAGCTGATGGGCTAATCTTGGCTCTTCCTGGCGGCTTAGACTTTGAACTAGAAATGCGCATATTTAATGCCGATGGTAGTGAGGCTGAGATGTGTGGCAATGGTATTCGTTGCCTAGCACAGTTTCTGGCAGATAGCTCTGGCGAGAACACCAGTTGTTGCTGGGTGGTCAAGACACTAGCAGGTTTAATCCGCCCCTCCGTACAGCCAAATGGCCAGATTCTTGTGGATATGGGTCTACCTTCACTAGAACCACAGCAAGTGCCTACCACGCTCAACCGTGGACCGGCTGGCCTGCCACAGGGTGAGCTTGTCATTCACGGCACTAAATTAAATATTGCGGTAGTTGGTATGGGTAATCCCCACGCAATTATCCCTGTCAATGATTTAGATAAAATTGATTTCGAACGCTGGGCGCACGCACTAGAGTCTCATCCTGTGTTTCCAGCACGAACAAATGTTCACTTCCTGAAAGTTCATGCCATCAATCGATTGCAAATCAGGGTCTGGGAACGAGGAGCTGGGCCTACCCTAGCTTGTGGTACGGGGGCATGTGCAACCTTAGTGGCTGCTGTGCTGCTTGGTCTAGCTACTAATAAAGCTGATGTTATGCTACCAGGAGGAATACTTAACGTTAGCTGGCCAGATCGTAACAGCTCTGTTCTGATGTCAGGTCCAGCAGTAGCGGTTTTTGATGGCCTCTTGACACCAGACCTGGTTTCTACAACTAGAGATGGTCTCACATCAAGGATTACTGCAACTGACAAAAACCTGTTGACTGGGGAACTTGCCAGATAG
- a CDS encoding cysteine desulfurase, with amino-acid sequence MEMPLDLYLDAAASAPPTSRVIAVMSEVQRSCWGNPSSLHIQGLRAAECLERSRQAIAYRLGAEPDELIFTSGATESVHLAIHGLAASLRPGRLVISAVEHPAVEAAANSLRSYGWSIARWPVDDVGRIQLDYLGEMLAPPTRLVSLIWGQNEIGTLQPIEIVGRACRDLGLPIHTDATQVLSQGLPNWRSLPVDLLSGSGHKLRGPHGIGILLRRCGDGALLCPIQGGGSQENGLRAGTEPVALVAGLAEAFRDLPHWSSVINPMVPSALRDLRDDLLSSLLQIPGLRLSGDPRYRLPHHISILAGTPRHKPVDGRAVVRKLARQGVSISSGSACSAGHATDSAILTAIGIDPIWRRSGLRITLGPWLEQSVLDGLPDLIAEAIAAASPP; translated from the coding sequence ATGGAAATGCCTCTGGATCTTTATCTAGATGCTGCTGCTAGCGCGCCACCCACTTCTCGTGTAATAGCAGTAATGAGTGAGGTACAACGCAGCTGCTGGGGTAACCCCTCAAGTCTTCACATTCAAGGACTGCGAGCTGCTGAATGCCTAGAGAGAAGTCGACAAGCAATTGCCTATAGGCTTGGAGCTGAGCCGGATGAGCTGATATTCACTTCCGGGGCGACTGAGTCTGTACATTTGGCAATCCACGGCCTTGCAGCCAGCTTGCGACCTGGTCGGCTCGTAATCTCTGCAGTAGAGCATCCGGCAGTCGAAGCAGCAGCGAACAGCCTTCGCTCGTATGGATGGTCTATTGCACGCTGGCCAGTCGATGATGTTGGCCGTATTCAACTAGACTATCTTGGGGAGATGCTCGCGCCACCCACACGATTAGTCTCACTAATTTGGGGACAGAATGAGATTGGCACACTACAGCCTATAGAAATAGTTGGGCGCGCTTGTCGTGATCTTGGCTTGCCTATTCATACCGATGCTACTCAAGTGCTGTCGCAAGGTTTGCCAAACTGGCGCTCATTGCCGGTTGACTTACTAAGCGGATCAGGCCATAAACTTCGTGGACCGCATGGCATCGGCATATTGCTCCGGAGATGTGGAGATGGAGCACTTTTATGTCCAATTCAGGGCGGTGGTAGTCAAGAGAATGGCCTTCGTGCTGGTACGGAGCCGGTAGCTCTGGTAGCAGGGCTAGCAGAGGCTTTCCGCGATCTTCCCCATTGGTCAAGTGTAATCAATCCAATGGTCCCCTCAGCATTACGTGACTTACGGGATGATCTCCTTAGCTCTCTGCTGCAGATACCAGGATTGCGACTTAGTGGTGATCCAAGGTACCGACTTCCTCACCACATCTCAATTCTGGCTGGAACCCCGCGACACAAACCTGTTGATGGTCGTGCTGTTGTCCGTAAGCTGGCACGACAGGGTGTCTCAATTAGCAGCGGAAGTGCATGTAGCGCAGGTCATGCTACCGACAGCGCCATATTGACCGCTATAGGAATTGATCCAATCTGGCGACGTTCGGGACTACGTATCACACTTGGCCCTTGGCTAGAACAATCAGTACTTGATGGCTTACCAGACCTAATTGCCGAGGCAATAGCAGCGGCATCACCTCCTTGA